A genome region from Gadus macrocephalus chromosome 15, ASM3116895v1 includes the following:
- the si:ch1073-357b18.4 gene encoding uncharacterized protein si:ch1073-357b18.4: MRLKLEAEGRGPPRSLQDLSQRLKLARNSKKLLWEEIAGKLTDHFKHTFPPDKVARKWNTLVEAYKKVKVHNLSTGRGPGKFQFYTEMDDLMGCHHNIVFPVVGTAMGLDVRRPGALQVSVSAPDASPSSSTSAPSPAQSGTPSPPPSSRGAPRTATTMPPANTPRRPRKRQREEDLLAFLRESEAASQAAAHKRHAETLAQMKEAQEGLQSLFGQMVEKM; the protein is encoded by the coding sequence ATGCGGCTGAAATTAGAAGCAGAGGGTAGGGGCCCTCCCAGGTCCCTCCAGGACCTGAGCCAGCGCCTGAAGCTGGCCAGGAACTCAAAGAAGCTGCTGTGGGAGGAGATTGCTGGCAAGCTGACCGACCATTTCAAACATACCTTTCCCCCAGACAAGGTAGCTCGCAAATGGAACACGTTGGTGGAGGCGTACAAAAAAGTGAAGGTCCACAATTTGTCCACAGGGAGGGGCCCTGGTAAATTTCAGTTTTATACTGAGATGGATGACCTCATGGGATGTCACCACAACATAGTCTTCCCTGTTGTGGGAACAGCCATGGGCCTGGATGTGCGCAGGCCAGGTGCCCTGCAGGTCAGTGTGTCTGCACCAGATGCCTCACCTTCCTCGTCCACCAGCGCCCCCTCTCCAGCTCAATCCGgaactccatcacctcctccgtcATCCCGCGGTGCTCCTCGCACAGCTACCACCATGCCCCCTGCCAACACCCCAAGGAGGCCACGCAAGCgccagagggaggaggaccTGTTGGCGTTCCTTAGGGAGTCCGAGGCAGCCTCCCAAGCGGCCGCCCATAAACGGCACGCTGAGACCCTGGCACAAATGAAGGAAGCCCAGGAGGGGCTCCAGAGTTTGTTTGGCcagatggtggagaagatgtga